The sequence GGCATTTGAGCCAAAGCCTCTgcaaaagaaatatttatgtgcaatttcttaaaaacttcaagaaattttgaaaattgttgaTCCAATTGTAGTTGCCTTGCTCTTTGAGGAAAGGGAAGtgtattaatatcaatattatcatTAGACTCAAATTCCTTACCTTTCTTACCTATCTTCCGTGTAGGGGTGGTGTGAGTGTTCTGTTCTTTAGCATCTTCTGTCTTTGATTTCACTCCTCCATCATTCTTTTCCACATCTGTAGAATTTTGCTTCTTTGATTCCTCCTCCTCGGCCTTGATCACTGTACTCACTGCATTCACTCCTTTTGGATTTTCTCAGTATCACTTGGTAGTGTTCCAAGGGGTCGATTTGCTAACTGATTGGCTATTTGACCCATTTGAGCATCCAACCTGCGTAAGATAGCATCATGATTTTGTAGTCTCGTCTCCATCCCCACAAcatgtttcatcataaaatcctCATAAATTGATTTTTGATCTTCTTGCTTGAATCCTGGAGGTGCTGCAGGTACCAATAATCCTTGTTGTCTCACTTGTTGAGGGATGGGCAGTGGAGGAATATGTGTTGGATTAAGGGAATTCTCTGTATTCTTCCAAGACAAATTAGGGTGATGCTTCCATCCTGGATTGTATGTGGAACTGTATGGATTGGATTGCTGCCTCCATTGATTCCCCACAAAATTCACTGCTTCTTCATCAAAAATGGGTTGTTCTTCCATGACTATTCCTTGGACTTGATTTGCTTGATTTGATTGTAGCTGAGAGAATTTATGGGCCAACCCATCAATCTTAGCAGTAAGTGCATTCAAGACATCCATTTCAAGAATTCCAGCCTTCTTTTCTCGTTCAATGTCCGGCCAACCTGCACTATTCTCGgccatatttgaaattatttccaGTGCAACTCGTGGAGTCTTCCTGTATAAGCTACCATTGGATGCCACATCTAGCATGGAACGCACGGAAGGATCAACTCCGTTATAGAAAATCTGAACTTGCTCAGATGAAGAGAAACCATGTTGAGGACACCTCCTCAACATCTTCCTAAATCTTCCCCAAGCTGTATGAAGTGTCTCCCCATCCTTCTGGCGAAAAGATGAAATATCCATACGCAGTTGTGCTAGCTTGGTGGgtggaaaatatttattcatgAACATTTCTACCAAACCATTCCACGTAGTAATAGAACCAGCTGATAGATCTTTAAGCCATTCTGCTGCTTCACCATGCAAAGAGAAAGAGAATAGTCTCAATCTTATGGCATCAGTGCTCACTCCATTAAATTTGATTGTGTCATGGATAGATAAAAATCCTTCCAGATGTGCATTAGGATCCTCAGTCTGTGATCCTCCAAATCTCACTTGATATTGTATCATTTGAATAATGGATGGCTTCAACTCAAAATTATTTGCTTCCACAGTAGGGCGAGTGATGCTAGAACCATAACCTCCAGTGGTTTGTCTAGTGAGATCATAGACAGTGCGATCATCCTCCTCGTTGTCCATTACTTCCATCCCTGCTGTTTCAACTTTCTCCTCTTGTTTTAATTGTTCTTCCACGTCAAAGTCCGAGGATTTCTCCCTTTGTGCTCTACGTCTCCGTCGAAAAGTATTCTCAATCTCTGGATCAAATGGCTCCAATTCTGTCCTTCATTTAGCACGGCTCATGCACAGTAAGATAATtcctgaaaataaataaacaaactttaaacataCGAATATGcgcaaaatcaacaaaattaaataaaaacctaatctcaagaaaataataaattctaatattaaacaattcaaTCCCCGGCAACGACGCCAAAAACTTGACCGACGATTTCAGTTGggaataaatctagcaagcagactaggtcaagttatagtatTTGGATGATGAGTCCAGGTATCGTACCCACAGAGATCGATGTTTAATTACtagaatattaattatttttcctaatttaggCTAATAAATTCAATTGAGGggagataaattaattaaaattaaattaaacaatttaaataaattaactaaatcacaaaaaaatccaaattattaaattcgacgaaaattcaaattatttaaaaacgacTAAGGCGCACAACAGTACCGAGACAAATTATAATCTACGTGTCAAATtcatattcaataaattaattatttaattcacgacggaatttccaaaattatttattaaacgattccTCGAATTAATAAACCTAATTAAATctaacagtccaattatttctaactgaatttaattagattcaACCGCATTAAATCGCTGTGAAATTCCTGTTTTTCAATCTAAAGTCGCACACTGAAatcgaatactatttctagtcaATTTGACCATGTGTTGATTGAAGTATGAAGCAAATATTAATCTATCGCCTTCCAGTtttaagtaaaatctgtcgtTAAAATcttgcgacggttatactataccgtcactaatttaaatcttgcgacggttaaagtatAACCGtcaaccgtcgcaaaatttagcgacgattttaatcaaaaccgtcgccgatgtaaatatagcgacggttttgtaaaaagtgtcgctaaatttagcgacggtttttgtataaccgtcgctaattttagcgacagttttggtaataccgtcaccgatctataattagcgacagtttatacttaactgtcgctatatttagtgACGGTTTTTAATAATCGTTGCTAAATATAACGACGGTTcttgtaaaagcgtcgctaatttaaagcggcgacagttagaaaaataaccgtcgctatttgcgacggttaaagtcaaaactgtcgcaaactgtctataaatatccccaccctcggtccattttctaccataccacttcacaacacttaaaatttttctcccttacataattttagtttcgattttctctttaaagtttaataaatttttaaaatcaagaatatagtattttcgacggtaaatcaagaatataattagcatattagattgtgagtttttttgtatatttgttaaatattaaaagtgaatttttttttattttaatgaaaaaattagagacggaaagcatacaaaaccgtcgctaaaattagcgacgaagtttataaaacgccgtcgctaaatttagcgacggtgtattaaACTTTCGCtgtttagcgaccgtttaaattacgaccgtcgctaattgtagcgacggttcacgatgatgtccgtcgcgaattaatttgcgacggttttttaaaaaccgtcgcaaattttaactaccacatcactccaaaaccgttgtcttttagcgaatgctttaaccacaggacctttaacaacggttttatatacctacgacaacggtttttaaccgttgtcttttgcctttttttagTAGTGAAAATTTCACTGATACCAAATTATATGATTcttcaaaaaagaaaagaaaacatgaTCTAAAATAAAAACCAGACCCTCGATTCAATGAAATAATGAATGGTTGTGTGTaccgatcttttgaaacaagtaattgtttttaatattcacccctaaactacgaaAATcttagtaac comes from Primulina huaijiensis isolate GDHJ02 chromosome 17, ASM1229523v2, whole genome shotgun sequence and encodes:
- the LOC140962636 gene encoding uncharacterized protein, with product MEVMDNEEDDRTVYDLTRQTTGGYGSSITRPTVEANNFELKPSIIQMIQYQVRFGGSQTEDPNAHLEGFLSIHDTIKFNGVSTDAIRLRLFSFSLHGEAAEWLKDLSAGSITTWNGLVEMFMNKYFPPTKLAQLRMDISSFRQKDGETLHTAWGRFRKMLRRCPQHGFSSSEQVQIFYNGVDPSVRSMLDVASNGSLYRKTPRVALEIISNMAENSAGWPDIEREKKAGILEMDVLNALTAKIDGLAHKFSQLQSNQANQVQGIVMEEQPIFDEEAVNFVGNQWRQQSNPYSSTYNPGWKHHPNLSWKNTENSLNPTHIPPLPIPQQVRQQGLLVPAAPPGFKQEDQKSIYEDFMMKHVVGMETRLQNHDAILRRLDAQMVSTVIKAEEEESKKQNSTDVEKNDGGVKSKTEDAKEQNTHTTPTRKIEALAQMPYYAKFLKDILTKKRKLVDFETVKLSEKCSAILQNKLPPKLKDPGSFSIPCTIGNSNFNKALCDLGASVNLMPYSCFEKLGIGEVKPTTISLQLADRSIKYPRGVIEDVLVKVDKFIFPVDLC